One part of the Vicugna pacos chromosome 20, VicPac4, whole genome shotgun sequence genome encodes these proteins:
- the E2F3 gene encoding transcription factor E2F3 isoform X2, whose amino-acid sequence MPLQQQAKRRLELGESGQQYLSDGLKTPKGKGRAALRSPDSPKTPKSPSEKTRYDTSLGLLTKKFIQLLSQSPDGVLDLNKAAEVLKVQKRRIYDITNVLEGIHLIKKKSKNNVQWMGCSLSEDGGMLAQCQGLSKEVTELSQEEKKLDELIQSCTLDLKLLTEDSENQRLAYVTYQDIRKISGLKDQTVIVVKAPPETRLEVPDPIESLQIHLASTQGPIEVYLCPEETETHSPMKTNNQDHNGNIPKPTSKDLASTNSGHSDCSISMANLSPLASPANLLQQTEDQIPSNLEGPFVNLLPPLLQEDYLLSLGEEEGISDLFDAYDLEKLPLVEDFMCS is encoded by the exons GCAAAGCGCAGGCTGGAGCTAGGAGAAAGCGGTCAGCAGTACCTCTCAGATGGTTTAAAAACCCCCAAGGGCAAAGGCAGAGCTGCGCTCCGAAGTCCAGATAGTCCAAAAA ctCCAAAATCTCCCTCAGAAAAAACACGGTATGATACTTCACTTGGTCTGCTCACCAAGAAGTTCATTCAGCTACTGAGCCAGTCACCGGATGGGGTCTTGGATTTGAACAAGGCGGCAGAGGTGCTGAAGGTGCAAAAGAGAAGGATTTATGACATCACCAATGTCCTGGAAGGCATCCACCTCATTAAGAAGAAGTCTAAGAACAACGTGCAGTGGAT GGGCTGCAGTCTGTCTGAGGACGGGGGCATGCTGGCCCAGTGTCAAGGCCTGTCAAAAGAAGTGACCGAGCTCAGtcaggaagagaagaaattagATGAACTGATCCAAAGCTGCACCCTGGACCTCAAACTGTTAACCGAGGATTCAGAGAATCAAAG GTTAGCTTATGTTACATATCAAGATATTCGAAAAATTAGTGGCCTTAAAGACCAAACTGTTATAGTTGTGAAAGCCCCTCCAGAAACAAGACTTGAAGTGCCTGACCCAATAGAG AGCCTGCAAATACATTTGGCAAGTACCCAAGGACCCATTGAGGTTTATTTGTGTCCAGAAGAGACTGAAACACACAGTCCgatgaaaacaaacaaccaaGACCACAATGGGAATATCCCTAAACCCACTTCCAAAG ACTTGGCTTCAACCAACTCAGGACATAGTGATTGCTCGATCTCTATGGCAAACCTTTCTCCTCTGGCCTCCCCAGCCAACCTTTTACAGCAGACTGAGGACCAAATTCCTTCCAACCTAGAAGGACCATTTGTGAACTTACTGCCTCCCCTGCTCCAAGAAGACTATCTCCTAAGCCTTGGGGAGGAAGAAGGCATCAGCGATCTCTTTGATGCTTATGATTTGGAAAAGCTCCCGCTGGTGGAAGACTTTATGTGTAGTTGA